A window from Theobroma cacao cultivar B97-61/B2 chromosome 3, Criollo_cocoa_genome_V2, whole genome shotgun sequence encodes these proteins:
- the LOC18606577 gene encoding pentatricopeptide repeat-containing protein At2g13600, translating into MKRLTLILSRHEPSIKALITQNLHPQALRISLSYHFPLLTDQIYSHFIKSGHSLNPFLCSTLVSHFSKHADFSRALSFFLDTPKPDTVSFNSLISGFARSGRTGPVFELFNGLRQLGLKPDVFTLSGLVKGCERLEENEIVHGVCLTLGFGNGAFVVSGLIENYAKSENLVSAEKCFRECLDVDNVVFTAMICGCFWNGEFDKGRDFFVEMRDLGFELNEFSLTGVISGLFDEKEGQQVHGIGLKLGFLFGGSLHFNNAVMGMYSRCGSKTEAVKMFDEITDPDIVSWTERIGAAFDGLEAFGLFTCLQRNGLGVNEYTIINVLSAVAGEEMLSLGKQIQAVCQKEGLLKVVCVGNAFISLYGKCGEMDDARRIFDDMVSPDSVSWNSLIAGYLDNGFFSLALEMFSNMRDFNVEVNCYTLASILEAVSDSNSLHLGMQIHSYMVKCGFMFDNYIMSCLITTYGRCGTTDESRRVFSEINNISVMHLNAMLSTLVNADCHVDSLDFFRNTVGSILEVDSKTFSIILKACSAMTDLEQGRGIHSLALKSGFHHDCFVETAVIDLYCKCGSIGDAEKAFRYASMDNLAAWNAMITGYAQHGCYSEAFELYDKMTECGIKPDEITYLGVLTSCCHTGLVLEAQYYMNSMVECHGLIPHLEHYACMIDLLGRVGLLEDAKRTIDQMPIGPDARIWQILLSACSIHGNVDMGRIAASKLLELQPNNESAYVLLSNLCASAGMWNAVRKLRREMKEKLLCKEPGSSWIQVKGSMHHFFADNLLHPEHKEIFLELTKLYEHMQASQIVEHDGTFLWDL; encoded by the coding sequence ATGAAGAGACTAACTTTAATTCTCTCCCGCCACGAACCCTCCATCAAAGCCCTGATAACCCAAAACCTCCATCCACAAGCTCTCAGGATTTCCCTGTCTTATCACTTTCCACTCCTCACAGACCAAATCTACTCTCATTTCATCAAATCAGGCCATTCTCTAAACCCCTTCCTGTGCAGCACTCTCGTCTCTCACTTCTCCAAGCACGCCGACTTCTCACGCGCCCTTTCCTTCTTTCTCGACACCCCAAAACCTGATACGGTCTCTTTCAACTCCCTCATTTCTGGGTTCGCTCGGTCTGGCCGAACCGGACCGGTTTTTGAGTTGTTTAATGGATTGAGGCAATTGGGTTTGAAGCCTGACGTGTTCACGTTGAGTGGTTTAGTTAAAGGATGTGAGCGGTTAGAAGAGAATGAGATTGTGCATGGGGTATGTTTGACATTGGGGTTCGGAAATGGGGCTTTTGTTGTTAGTGGGTTGATTGAGAATTATGCAAAAAGTGAGAACTTGGTTTCAGCTGAGAAGTGTTTCAGGGAGTGTTTGGATGTTGATAATGTTGTTTTTACGGCTATGATTTGTGGGTGTTTTTGGAATGGGGAATTTGACAAGGGTAGAGACTTTTTTGTGGAAATGAGGGATTTggggtttgaattgaatgagTTTAGCTTGACTGGTGTGATCAGTGGATTGTTTGATGAGAAAGAAGGGCAACAGGTTCATGGGATTGGTTTAAAGTTGGGATTTTTGTTTGGTGGTTCGCTTCATTTTAATAATGCTGTCATGGGCATGTATTCTAGATGTGGAAGTAAAACGGAAGCTGTTAAGATGTTTGATGAAATTACTGATCCAGATATTGTCTCATGGACAGAAAGGATAGGAGCTGCTTTTGATGGTTTGGAAGCTTTTGGATTGTTTACATGTTTACAACGCAACGGTTTGGGAGTTAATGAGTATACAATTATCAATGTTTTATCTGCTGTTGCAGGAGAGGAGATGTTAAGTTTAGGGAAGCAAATCCAAGCAGTTTGTCAAAAGGAAGGGTTGTTGAAGGTGGTTTGTGTTGGCAATGCATTCATTTCTTTGTATGGTAAATGTGGGGAAATGGATGATGCGAGGCGCATTTTTGATGATATGGTTTCTCCGGATTCTGTTTCTTGGAATTCACTGATTGCTGGGTATTTGGATAATGGATTTTTTAGTCTGGCTCTTGAGATGTTCTCTAATATGCGTGATTTTAACGTAGAAGTGAATTGTTACACTCTTGCTAGCATTCTTGAAGCAGTATCTGACTCAAATTCTTTGCACCTTGGAATGCAGATACATTCATATATGGTTAAATGTGGATTTATGTTTGACAATTATATCATGTCTTGCTTGATAACAACATATGGGAGATGCGGCACCACTGATGAATCAAGAAGGGTTTTTTctgaaattaataatataagtGTCATGCACCTTAATGCAATGCTGAGTACTTTGGTCAATGCTGACTGTCATGTTGATAGTCTAGATTTCTTCCGAAACACAGTGGGTTCAATCCTTGAAGTAGACAGCAAAACTTTTAGCATCATTCTTAAAGCTTGCAGTGCTATGACAGATCTGGAACAGGGAAGAGGGATTCACTCCCTCGCTCTTAAATCTGGATTTCATCATGATTGCTTTGTTGAGACTGCTGTTATTGACCTCTACTGTAAGTGTGGAAGCATAGGTGACGCAGAGAAGGCCTTTAGATATGCATCGATGGACAACTTGGCTGCATGGAATGCAATGATAACAGGATATGCTCAGCATGGTTGTTATAGTGAGGCTTTTGAGCTTTATGATAAAATGACTGAATGTGGAATCAAACCAGATGAGATAACTTACCTTGGAGTTCTTACTTCATGCTGCCATACGGGGCTAGTGCTAGAAGCACAATATTACATGAACTCTATGGTCGAGTGTCATGGTTTAATCCCACATTTAGAGCATTACGCTTGCATGATTGATCTGCTTGGCCGAGTAGGACTACTAGAAGATGCAAAGAGGACCATAGATCAAATGCCTATTGGACCAGATGCTCGTATATGGCAGATTCTTCTATCAGCATGCAGCATCCATGGAAATGTTGACATGGGAAGAATTGCAGCAAGCAAACTTCTTGAACTGCAGCCTAATAATGAATCTGCCTATGTTCTTCTTTCAAATCTCTGTGCTTCAGCTGGTATGTGGAATGCTGTCAGAAAATTGAGAAgagaaatgaaggaaaaacTACTCTGCAAGGAACCTGGTTCTAGTTGGATTCAAGTAAAAGGATCCATGCATCACTTTTTTGCTGATAACCTGTTGCACCCTGAGcataaagaaatatttttggaGCTGACAAAGTTGTATGAACATATGCAAGCTTCACAAATAGTTGAACATGATGGTACTTTTCTATGGGATTTATGA